One stretch of Leadbetterella byssophila DSM 17132 DNA includes these proteins:
- a CDS encoding SusC/RagA family TonB-linked outer membrane protein, which produces MMKALYAPKVFQYWKAGLLIISLLFCHGVGLAQNRISGVVLDDAKQPIIGANVLEKGTLNAASTDLEGKFTITVAPGATLTISFIGYLSKEVTVGNQTSFTITLEEDSQSLEEVVVVGYGTQKKVNLTGAVSAIGGEQLERRPIVSTSNALQGVAPGVTVTSQTGAPGADEGQIRIRGINSFGGSDSNPLVLIDGVPGLINQVDINLIESISVLKDAASAAIYGSRAANGVILITTKRANKGKTEMNYRGYTGWQSATNIPKVTDGLTYMRVFNEANMNDNGYVLYDDAAIRDFEQKYKANPDNFDWQKAILDGSGFTQNHFVSLSANSDKIRVMPSFSYISQDGIIKNTGFERYILRNNMDVQVNRKLSLKLDLSYTKGDRKQIANEGTVWNYLGRMPTNIPIRRNGLWSEGWVNINPVANIEEGGNRKVTNIEFQGNISATYKPVSWLSFTGLVSPRYRTTNSHNFIKSIMTYNDDGSEAGASNTFTELTETAYRYTFGNYQFLTSAYKTYGKHNFNLLLGASRETYDEKYLMGYRRDFTYDTYEVLAAGANNETRDNNGTHAQWLLVSTFGRLNYDFDSKYLFEANLRYDGTSRFIAANRWAAFPSFSAGWRITEEEFMSGLRNSINQLKLRVSWGKLGNQNIGSSYYPFADALAIGSISMAEKIYQLVTQNTMSNPDLKWEETTMKGIGVDATIFNHFNITADYYDKVTDGILLTLYTSQLTGLNAPYQNAAKVSNKGWELGINYDDTFGDFKLGLGFNISDVKNKIIDMKGQTSGTLLRQQEGYPVNSIFGLIADGLYQSQEEINAGPTQFGTLKPGDIRYRDIAGAFDANGNPIPDGKITDDDKVVIGSTLPRYTYGMNLDLGWKGFSANVFFQGVGKADGYLNSHYVIPTVNSSAVKTWQLDYWTPENTDASLPRLSTTSANNTQNSSFWMKDASYLRLKNVQLGYTLPKSWTQKLNLNSAMIYVNGQNVFTKTKFWKGYDPEIAYDAGASDGVSLGGGNYYPQVKVYSVGLDIKF; this is translated from the coding sequence ATGATGAAAGCTCTCTACGCTCCCAAGGTATTTCAGTACTGGAAGGCTGGGCTATTAATTATTTCACTTTTATTCTGTCATGGCGTTGGGCTAGCACAGAACAGAATAAGCGGGGTGGTCTTAGACGATGCAAAACAGCCCATCATTGGCGCCAATGTACTTGAGAAGGGTACATTGAATGCTGCTTCAACTGACCTGGAAGGTAAGTTCACTATTACGGTGGCTCCAGGTGCAACCTTAACCATTAGCTTCATCGGTTACTTGAGCAAAGAAGTAACTGTAGGAAACCAAACTTCCTTCACCATAACGCTTGAGGAAGACAGCCAATCTTTAGAAGAAGTAGTTGTAGTAGGTTATGGTACACAAAAGAAAGTCAATCTGACCGGTGCAGTATCCGCCATTGGTGGGGAGCAATTGGAAAGAAGACCTATCGTGTCTACTTCAAATGCGCTGCAAGGGGTAGCCCCAGGGGTGACTGTGACTTCGCAAACGGGTGCTCCCGGTGCTGACGAAGGCCAAATCAGGATTCGTGGTATCAACTCATTTGGAGGATCCGACAGTAATCCATTGGTATTGATTGATGGTGTTCCGGGTTTAATTAATCAGGTAGACATCAACTTGATCGAATCCATTTCTGTACTTAAAGATGCTGCTTCTGCAGCTATTTATGGATCCAGAGCGGCAAACGGTGTGATTCTGATTACTACTAAACGCGCGAATAAAGGTAAGACAGAAATGAACTATAGAGGATATACCGGATGGCAAAGTGCCACCAATATCCCTAAAGTAACAGACGGTCTCACCTACATGAGAGTGTTTAACGAAGCTAATATGAATGACAACGGTTACGTCCTTTATGATGATGCTGCCATTCGCGACTTCGAACAAAAGTATAAGGCAAATCCGGATAATTTCGACTGGCAAAAGGCCATTCTAGACGGATCTGGTTTTACTCAAAATCACTTCGTGTCTTTGTCGGCTAATTCTGATAAGATCCGCGTTATGCCTTCATTCAGTTATATCAGTCAGGATGGTATTATCAAGAATACCGGTTTTGAAAGATATATTCTTAGAAACAATATGGACGTGCAAGTGAATAGAAAATTGTCTCTAAAACTTGACTTGTCCTATACGAAAGGAGATAGAAAGCAAATTGCAAACGAAGGAACTGTTTGGAACTATCTTGGTAGAATGCCTACTAATATTCCTATCAGAAGAAATGGACTTTGGTCAGAAGGTTGGGTAAATATCAACCCTGTAGCGAACATAGAAGAAGGAGGAAATCGTAAGGTAACCAATATAGAATTCCAAGGAAATATTAGTGCTACCTATAAGCCTGTGTCATGGTTGAGTTTTACGGGTCTAGTTTCGCCCCGTTACAGAACTACTAATTCGCACAACTTTATCAAATCCATCATGACCTATAATGATGACGGTAGTGAGGCCGGCGCATCAAATACCTTTACTGAATTGACAGAGACGGCGTACCGTTACACTTTTGGTAACTATCAATTCCTAACCTCTGCTTACAAAACGTACGGTAAACATAACTTCAACCTACTTTTAGGTGCTTCAAGAGAAACGTATGACGAGAAGTACTTGATGGGGTATAGAAGAGATTTTACTTATGATACTTATGAGGTATTGGCAGCCGGTGCAAATAACGAAACCAGAGATAATAATGGTACGCATGCACAATGGCTTCTTGTTTCAACATTCGGTAGATTAAACTATGATTTTGATAGCAAATATCTATTTGAAGCTAACCTGAGATACGACGGTACCTCTCGTTTTATAGCGGCTAACCGTTGGGCAGCCTTCCCTTCTTTCTCTGCAGGATGGAGAATCACGGAAGAGGAATTTATGTCTGGTCTAAGAAATTCTATTAACCAATTAAAGTTACGTGTATCATGGGGTAAATTGGGTAACCAGAACATTGGTAGTTCCTACTATCCTTTTGCTGATGCTTTGGCTATTGGATCGATTTCTATGGCAGAAAAGATTTATCAGTTGGTTACCCAAAACACCATGTCTAACCCCGATTTGAAATGGGAGGAAACCACCATGAAAGGTATTGGGGTTGATGCTACGATCTTTAATCATTTCAATATCACAGCGGACTACTACGATAAAGTGACTGACGGTATCCTTTTGACGCTTTATACTTCCCAGTTGACCGGATTAAATGCACCATACCAAAACGCAGCGAAGGTGAGTAACAAAGGATGGGAATTAGGTATCAACTACGACGATACTTTCGGTGATTTCAAATTAGGTCTAGGATTCAATATCTCTGATGTGAAAAACAAAATCATAGATATGAAAGGACAAACTTCGGGAACCTTATTGCGTCAACAAGAAGGCTATCCAGTCAATTCAATCTTTGGTTTGATTGCTGATGGATTGTACCAAAGTCAAGAGGAGATCAATGCAGGTCCTACACAGTTTGGTACTTTAAAACCTGGAGATATCCGCTACAGAGATATAGCAGGTGCATTTGATGCTAATGGGAATCCCATTCCAGATGGAAAGATAACGGATGATGATAAAGTAGTCATAGGTTCCACCCTCCCAAGATATACTTACGGAATGAATCTTGACTTAGGGTGGAAAGGATTCTCTGCTAACGTCTTCTTCCAAGGCGTGGGTAAAGCAGATGGTTACTTAAACTCTCATTATGTAATTCCTACAGTTAACTCTTCTGCAGTGAAGACCTGGCAGTTGGATTACTGGACTCCGGAGAATACAGACGCGTCTTTGCCTAGATTGTCTACTACCTCTGCTAATAATACGCAGAACTCTAGCTTCTGGATGAAAGATGCTTCATACCTGAGACTTAAGAATGTTCAATTAGGTTATACCTTACCAAAATCATGGACTCAAAAGTTGAATCTTAACAGTGCCATGATTTATGTAAACGGACAGAATGTGTTTACTAAAACTAAATTCTGGAAGGGCTACGATCCTGAAATTGCTTACGATGCGGGAGCATCTGATGGCGTTTCTCTAGGCGGTGGTAATTATTATCCACAAGTAAAAGTATACTCAGTAGGTCTAGACATTAAATTCTAA
- a CDS encoding hybrid sensor histidine kinase/response regulator transcription factor has translation MIFEHLGVKEGLSQFTVHDFYQDEYGQMWIATSDGLNRYDGKKMQSFRPAVGDTTGLLGSNILAVTGNAQGKIYLICLSGLLAYDLKTQKFEILAKKGVNTLAYAPGKVWIGSENVLKYYDETSRTFIDYKTFPKGVLIKTILKGEDGALFIGTNEGLYEMDQNGKVREMLREVFTMCLFEGRDKSLWVGTLENGLYRINNRNEITHFKHSEQDPQSVSDDFIRAICQDDLGGYWIGTFKGLDYFDPETRTFRNFKHSPVESHSLSDMSVWCIKKDSQGSLWIGTYFGGVNIFNPEYSFSRFYRPTGQQTGPNSAILGRVTEDSKGNLWICSDYGGLNYFDIGKNTFKYFKSAPGSLSSNILKDLYLDKEVLWIGSHLGGLDKMDLKSGKITRIGLNTGNRSIDKYVRRITPYGKLLLLGTHDGIQVFDPNDNSIRPLLPAQSTYGKGQVWDMMIDRRGVLWFSIRGLVGKYDLKKGELLPVKDNLQFHNAVFFEDSRGQVWMGGAGKGLFCIKGEEVISYHTGNSGLADNYILDIEESNAGYILISTNKGLSRFNITNQVFYNYNNHQFFPFEALNEKSIYVKKSGEIILSSLSGLMMISEKDLLYHPKPHEILFTNLSLNNQDVRPGEGILSSALTSLNRIDVSEKYSSLKIDFAVTNYIKMLQPKVEYMLEGFDDKWLSVPPDYSLNFTNLSSGTYTLKLRSLYGGKEMASSALEIHIQPRFYKTWYAYLFYLCVIGGILFLLYSQVRLKDSLKNADIQAKHLEEVNQSKLRFFMNVSHEIRTPVTLIMAQLDMLLNSSTPLSPSVLNRLQNIKKNAANLKKLITELLDFKKQEEGLVKLKCREEDLVKYLHTVFVSFQDYANSLNIHLAFYSSEEQIMANFDVMQMEKVMYNLFSNAMKFTPPGGEVRLQVGIQGSQAEIILSDTGIGISESSISQIFDRFYQAEDIAVQPLDPGTGIGLSLVKDIVEQHQGSISVSSRLGKGTRFRILLPLREKKVTVPAREMGASKQKKLHKLFIAEDNSDLQGVLSDLFSPMYDVLTEGDGKAVFERVKAGKPALVLLDVMLPNVSGFEICKRIKSDLSTKEIPVVLLTAAASGDKKIEGLQMGADDYVTKPFDARELVIRCNSLINNRQELKAGLNKEKVYGSNELHELFIKEATEVVTRNIDNADFSVGQFAEQLNVSRSSLFSKMKEITGQTPNDFIQEVRLKKGLELLNKDDSVNQIAFAVGFNDPSYFIKQFRKYYGVTPGQYKAGKRKIKPA, from the coding sequence TTGATATTTGAGCACCTAGGAGTGAAAGAGGGTTTATCTCAGTTTACCGTCCATGATTTTTACCAGGACGAATATGGACAAATGTGGATAGCCACTAGCGATGGCCTAAACAGGTACGACGGGAAAAAGATGCAGTCTTTCCGACCGGCAGTTGGCGATACTACGGGATTGTTAGGGAGTAATATCCTGGCGGTGACCGGAAATGCTCAGGGTAAGATTTACTTGATATGTCTTTCGGGACTTTTAGCCTACGATCTTAAAACACAAAAATTTGAAATCTTGGCTAAAAAGGGAGTTAATACTTTGGCGTATGCTCCAGGAAAAGTGTGGATAGGAAGTGAGAATGTGTTGAAATATTATGACGAAACCAGCAGGACATTTATAGATTATAAAACCTTTCCTAAAGGTGTTCTAATAAAAACCATTTTAAAGGGTGAGGACGGAGCCTTATTTATAGGTACTAATGAAGGTCTGTATGAAATGGATCAAAATGGAAAGGTGAGGGAAATGCTGAGGGAGGTGTTTACCATGTGTCTTTTTGAAGGTCGGGACAAATCCCTTTGGGTGGGTACTTTAGAAAATGGATTATACCGCATTAATAATCGCAATGAAATAACCCATTTTAAGCATTCTGAACAAGATCCTCAGAGTGTTTCTGATGATTTTATTCGCGCCATTTGTCAAGATGACCTAGGGGGGTATTGGATAGGGACTTTTAAAGGTTTGGACTATTTCGATCCGGAAACCCGAACCTTTCGAAACTTCAAGCATTCTCCGGTAGAAAGTCATTCCTTAAGTGACATGTCTGTATGGTGCATTAAGAAAGATAGTCAGGGTTCCTTATGGATAGGTACTTATTTTGGAGGAGTAAATATCTTCAATCCTGAATATTCTTTCTCTCGATTTTACCGTCCAACTGGCCAGCAGACCGGTCCAAATAGTGCCATATTAGGTAGAGTTACGGAAGACTCGAAGGGTAATTTATGGATCTGTTCGGACTACGGAGGCTTAAATTATTTTGATATAGGAAAAAATACATTCAAGTATTTCAAGAGTGCGCCGGGTTCATTGTCTTCAAATATTTTAAAGGATTTGTATCTGGATAAGGAGGTGCTTTGGATAGGCTCACACTTAGGCGGGCTAGATAAAATGGATCTTAAGAGTGGTAAGATTACCCGGATAGGTCTTAATACCGGGAATAGGTCCATTGATAAGTATGTACGCAGGATCACTCCTTATGGGAAATTATTGTTGCTAGGTACGCATGATGGTATTCAAGTATTTGATCCAAATGATAATTCCATTCGGCCGCTCTTGCCTGCCCAGTCTACTTATGGTAAGGGGCAGGTTTGGGATATGATGATAGATAGAAGAGGGGTGCTTTGGTTTTCGATTCGTGGCCTAGTAGGGAAGTACGATTTAAAAAAGGGGGAGTTATTGCCGGTAAAGGACAATCTGCAATTTCATAATGCTGTATTTTTTGAGGATTCTCGTGGGCAAGTGTGGATGGGTGGTGCAGGGAAGGGACTTTTTTGTATCAAAGGTGAAGAGGTGATCAGTTATCATACGGGAAATTCCGGTTTAGCTGATAATTATATTTTGGACATAGAGGAATCTAATGCGGGTTATATTTTAATCAGTACGAACAAGGGTTTAAGTAGATTTAATATTACAAACCAGGTTTTCTATAATTACAATAATCATCAGTTTTTCCCATTTGAAGCCTTAAATGAAAAGAGTATATATGTAAAGAAATCAGGAGAGATTATTCTCAGTAGTCTTTCAGGATTGATGATGATTTCTGAAAAGGATTTGCTGTACCATCCAAAGCCGCACGAGATTTTATTCACCAATCTTAGTTTAAACAATCAAGATGTGCGTCCTGGAGAGGGGATATTATCCTCTGCTTTGACCTCCTTGAATAGAATAGATGTCAGTGAAAAATATTCTAGTTTAAAGATAGATTTTGCGGTGACAAACTATATCAAGATGTTGCAACCTAAGGTGGAATATATGCTGGAAGGTTTTGACGATAAATGGTTGTCTGTTCCGCCTGATTATTCTTTGAATTTTACGAATCTTAGCTCCGGCACATACACGCTTAAACTAAGAAGCCTGTATGGAGGTAAAGAGATGGCGAGTTCAGCTCTGGAGATCCACATTCAACCTAGATTTTACAAAACCTGGTATGCATATCTTTTTTACCTGTGCGTGATAGGTGGTATTTTATTTTTGCTATATAGTCAGGTAAGGCTTAAGGACTCTTTGAAGAATGCTGATATTCAAGCCAAACATTTGGAGGAAGTGAATCAGTCTAAGCTTCGATTCTTTATGAATGTATCACATGAGATTCGAACACCGGTTACCTTGATAATGGCTCAATTAGACATGTTGCTTAATAGTTCTACGCCTTTATCACCTTCAGTGCTGAATCGATTACAGAACATCAAGAAAAATGCTGCAAACTTAAAAAAGTTAATTACGGAGCTTTTGGATTTCAAAAAGCAAGAAGAGGGTCTAGTGAAGTTGAAATGTAGAGAGGAAGACCTTGTGAAATATCTTCACACCGTGTTTGTTTCCTTTCAGGACTATGCTAACTCCTTGAACATACATCTTGCTTTTTATAGTTCAGAGGAGCAAATCATGGCTAATTTTGATGTAATGCAAATGGAAAAAGTGATGTATAATCTCTTCTCCAATGCAATGAAATTCACTCCTCCTGGAGGTGAGGTACGTCTCCAAGTGGGGATTCAAGGAAGTCAGGCAGAGATCATTTTAAGTGATACAGGTATTGGGATCAGTGAATCAAGCATCAGTCAGATATTTGATCGATTCTATCAAGCGGAAGACATTGCTGTGCAGCCTCTAGATCCAGGTACGGGGATAGGACTTTCCTTAGTAAAGGATATAGTGGAACAACATCAGGGCTCGATTTCTGTGAGCAGTAGATTAGGAAAGGGGACGAGGTTCAGGATTTTGTTGCCACTTAGGGAGAAAAAGGTAACAGTTCCAGCCAGAGAAATGGGGGCATCTAAGCAGAAGAAGTTGCATAAATTGTTTATTGCTGAAGATAACTCTGATCTACAGGGGGTGCTTTCTGATCTTTTTTCTCCGATGTATGACGTGCTTACAGAAGGTGACGGTAAGGCAGTGTTTGAGCGAGTGAAGGCGGGAAAACCTGCACTAGTTTTGCTCGATGTTATGCTTCCGAATGTTTCAGGATTTGAAATATGCAAACGTATTAAATCGGATCTAAGCACAAAGGAAATCCCGGTGGTATTACTAACGGCTGCTGCTTCTGGGGATAAGAAGATAGAAGGGTTGCAGATGGGCGCCGACGATTACGTGACTAAGCCTTTTGATGCCAGAGAATTAGTGATAAGATGCAATTCATTGATCAATAATAGGCAGGAACTAAAGGCCGGTTTAAATAAGGAAAAGGTTTATGGCAGTAATGAGCTGCACGAGCTTTTTATCAAGGAAGCTACGGAGGTGGTGACGAGAAACATTGATAATGCTGATTTTAGTGTAGGTCAATTTGCGGAGCAATTGAATGTGAGCAGGAGTTCACTGTTTAGCAAGATGAAAGAAATAACCGGTCAGACTCCGAATGATTTTATTCAAGAGGTCCGCTTAAAGAAAGGTTTAGAATTATTAAATAAAGATGATTCCGTTAATCAGATCGCATTTGCCGTAGGCTTCAATGATCCTTCTTATTTTATCAAGCAGTTTAGAAAGTATTACGGTGTCACTCCCGGGCAATATAAAGCCGGAAAGCGAAAGATTAAACCTGCATGA
- a CDS encoding DeoR/GlpR family DNA-binding transcription regulator encodes MTITERHQFILEELHNKGKIHIQDLSEQLEVSGVTLRKDLKILEEKKLLYRTHGGASLQNPYAIERPIHEKQHFNSVEKQNIGKAALRIIGNNDSLMIGSGTTVFEFARQLKPSHRVTVITPALKVGMELANTPNVEVLQLGGLIRPNSSSVAGNFAEFMLAQISCGILFLGVDGIDLDFGFTISNLTEAGLNQEMIKTAQQVAILADHTKFGRRGIAKICDIETVNFVITDSLAPKESIKALEEAGVQVIIA; translated from the coding sequence ATGACTATCACAGAAAGACACCAGTTCATACTTGAAGAACTCCATAACAAAGGTAAAATCCACATCCAAGACTTATCAGAGCAACTAGAAGTCTCAGGTGTAACATTACGAAAGGATTTGAAAATCCTTGAAGAGAAAAAATTGCTCTACCGTACGCATGGTGGGGCTTCACTCCAAAACCCCTATGCTATAGAGCGACCTATTCACGAGAAACAACATTTCAATAGTGTAGAAAAACAGAACATTGGAAAAGCGGCTTTAAGGATCATAGGAAATAATGATTCTCTAATGATAGGCTCGGGAACAACGGTGTTTGAATTTGCCCGCCAACTTAAGCCTAGCCATAGAGTTACAGTCATCACTCCTGCCTTAAAGGTAGGAATGGAGCTTGCCAATACTCCGAATGTGGAGGTTTTACAACTGGGTGGACTGATCCGCCCGAATTCATCTTCAGTAGCCGGAAACTTTGCTGAATTTATGCTAGCTCAAATCTCCTGTGGAATACTATTCTTAGGAGTTGACGGCATTGATCTGGATTTCGGGTTCACCATTTCAAATCTAACCGAAGCAGGTTTGAACCAGGAGATGATCAAAACTGCTCAACAAGTAGCTATCCTAGCAGATCACACCAAATTTGGTCGGAGAGGAATTGCAAAAATCTGCGATATTGAAACGGTAAACTTTGTCATTACGGATTCTCTGGCACCAAAAGAATCTATAAAAGCTTTAGAAGAAGCCGGAGTTCAAGTGATCATCGCCTGA
- a CDS encoding RagB/SusD family nutrient uptake outer membrane protein, whose product MKKVLISISLLFLLNSCELDRFPLNGPTTGTFPATAQEAEMGLLGAYKGLTLLSAADTPWLHVMDNITDIGYARPGVNYTSPITSSLTTTNALAIKPWEIHYKTIARCHSVLDNLESIKDKMQESTYYMIDAELRVIRAYAYSQLIELYGDVPLVKNGLKLGETDVPRTSKKEIQQWIIDEMTAVADKLPAAQTSYGNVRVGAVAAYMLKARVALYAQQYTVAADAAAKALALSEGIYELTPFNSTKQFVGKDHSAGEPESSNIFGYEGYKSSKEWIWVMEYNKSISGNTHNQGYYMGSRLGKGVCYWGPTQNLIDSFQAIDGLPIDQSPLYDAANPFANRDPRLDLYCVRPHSRLLGIQFEPHSSFARVNNYWPVINGTSATPTQVSNTDATNAYRSFSGYLWRKHQDVSDYNNNSVSGNSDLNCGIFRFAELLLLYAEAKIESNSIDASVYEAINKVRRRAGMPEIKNGLSQAQLRTALRYERKVELANDGLRWYDIRRWGIAQEVMNGVLYLNRAATPWTKSVLVRIDENYSPIYNTTEANKYFNTQDVIYKIGKDEYWPIPFAELNANKNLTQNPGY is encoded by the coding sequence ATGAAAAAAGTACTTATATCAATATCGCTTTTATTTCTTTTAAATTCCTGTGAACTGGATAGGTTTCCATTAAATGGTCCTACAACAGGAACCTTCCCGGCTACTGCTCAAGAGGCAGAGATGGGCTTATTAGGTGCGTATAAAGGTTTAACCCTACTTTCAGCAGCAGACACTCCATGGCTCCATGTGATGGATAATATCACGGATATTGGGTATGCTCGCCCGGGTGTAAACTACACTTCGCCTATAACAAGCTCCCTTACTACCACGAATGCCTTAGCCATTAAGCCTTGGGAGATACACTACAAGACTATAGCAAGATGCCATTCCGTATTAGATAATCTGGAGTCTATCAAGGATAAGATGCAAGAGTCCACTTATTACATGATAGATGCTGAGCTAAGGGTTATTCGTGCTTATGCATATTCTCAATTGATCGAACTTTATGGGGATGTGCCACTGGTGAAAAATGGTCTTAAATTAGGTGAAACAGATGTCCCTAGAACATCTAAGAAAGAAATTCAGCAATGGATCATAGACGAGATGACTGCTGTTGCTGATAAGCTACCTGCGGCTCAAACTTCCTATGGTAACGTACGTGTAGGTGCAGTTGCTGCATATATGTTGAAAGCTCGTGTAGCTCTGTACGCTCAACAGTACACAGTAGCAGCAGATGCCGCCGCTAAAGCTCTGGCTTTGTCGGAAGGTATCTATGAATTGACTCCATTTAACAGCACCAAGCAGTTTGTAGGTAAGGATCATAGTGCAGGGGAACCAGAAAGTTCTAATATCTTCGGATATGAGGGATACAAATCCAGTAAAGAATGGATTTGGGTGATGGAGTATAATAAATCCATCAGTGGGAATACCCATAATCAGGGTTATTACATGGGTTCACGTCTAGGAAAAGGTGTTTGTTACTGGGGACCAACCCAAAACCTGATCGACTCTTTCCAAGCCATTGACGGCTTACCTATTGATCAATCACCTCTTTATGATGCGGCAAATCCTTTTGCTAATAGAGACCCGAGATTAGACTTATATTGTGTAAGACCTCATTCTAGATTATTGGGAATCCAGTTTGAACCTCATTCAAGTTTTGCGCGGGTGAATAACTACTGGCCGGTGATTAACGGAACGAGTGCTACACCAACGCAAGTAAGTAATACAGATGCTACAAATGCCTACCGTTCCTTCAGTGGATATTTGTGGAGGAAGCACCAAGATGTGTCTGATTACAATAACAATTCCGTTTCCGGTAATTCAGATTTAAATTGTGGTATTTTCCGTTTTGCAGAGTTATTGCTCCTATATGCTGAAGCAAAAATCGAAAGCAATAGCATTGATGCAAGTGTTTACGAGGCCATCAATAAAGTGAGAAGAAGAGCAGGTATGCCAGAGATAAAAAATGGCTTAAGCCAGGCTCAGTTGCGTACAGCATTACGCTACGAAAGAAAGGTGGAGTTAGCGAATGATGGATTGAGATGGTACGATATCCGTAGATGGGGCATAGCCCAAGAGGTGATGAATGGGGTATTATACTTGAACAGAGCTGCAACTCCATGGACGAAGAGCGTATTGGTTCGTATTGATGAGAATTATTCTCCAATTTATAATACTACTGAGGCGAATAAATACTTCAATACACAAGACGTGATTTATAAGATCGGGAAAGATGAATATTGGCCAATTCCTTTCGCAGAGTTGAATGCTAATAAGAATCTGACTCAAAATCCTGGATATTAA
- a CDS encoding metallophosphoesterase yields the protein MKRLLTLTLFLFHTVLVFGQYQKPQLEDQKSWSMIVIPDIQNYVKWTRNQPVLDLMMAWIEENLDSLNVKMVMCAGDLVELDDILVPGIDGNTPAPRQWATPAQAFKRLDGKVPYIAASGNHDYSINAKGERTTNYPTYFPIDKNPLNFKYLVQNTRNVQGIHTLENAVLEMKGLNGKDYLFMTLEYAPRDTVINWAKRVSSLEQYKNHRIILMTHAYLNTKNERTTGENRWFMYEPYYVNSVVEKSARIPLPQSNNGEQIWEKLIYPSSNFAMVLCGHISGEGYRMDKNIAGKPVHQMLFDAQDYGGGHRNGNGGDGWLRILEFKPDNKTVKVKTFSPLFAISPSTQHLAWKRDAKNEFVLNYED from the coding sequence ATGAAAAGACTACTCACCCTTACCCTATTTTTATTTCATACTGTGCTGGTATTTGGTCAATACCAAAAGCCACAGTTGGAAGACCAAAAATCATGGTCTATGATTGTCATTCCTGATATTCAGAATTATGTCAAATGGACACGAAATCAGCCTGTCCTTGATTTAATGATGGCCTGGATAGAGGAGAATCTAGATAGTTTAAATGTGAAAATGGTGATGTGTGCCGGAGACCTTGTAGAACTGGATGATATTTTGGTTCCAGGTATAGATGGCAATACACCAGCCCCTCGACAATGGGCTACTCCAGCTCAGGCTTTTAAGCGTTTGGATGGAAAAGTTCCTTACATAGCTGCATCCGGAAATCATGATTATTCCATCAATGCCAAAGGAGAAAGGACCACTAATTACCCTACTTATTTTCCTATAGATAAAAACCCACTTAACTTCAAATATTTGGTACAAAACACCAGAAACGTACAAGGTATTCATACTCTAGAAAATGCGGTCTTGGAAATGAAAGGCCTCAATGGTAAAGATTACCTTTTCATGACCCTAGAATATGCTCCTAGAGATACGGTGATCAATTGGGCTAAGCGTGTGTCTAGTTTGGAGCAATACAAGAATCATAGAATTATCTTGATGACTCATGCCTATTTAAATACCAAAAATGAAAGAACTACAGGAGAAAACAGATGGTTTATGTACGAGCCTTATTATGTGAACAGTGTAGTTGAAAAGTCAGCCAGAATTCCTTTGCCTCAGTCAAATAATGGTGAGCAGATCTGGGAAAAGTTGATATACCCAAGCTCAAATTTCGCTATGGTGCTTTGCGGCCACATCAGTGGAGAGGGATACAGAATGGATAAAAACATTGCAGGAAAACCTGTACATCAAATGTTATTTGATGCTCAAGATTATGGCGGCGGTCACCGGAACGGGAACGGTGGTGATGGCTGGTTAAGAATTTTGGAATTTAAACCCGACAATAAAACGGTAAAAGTAAAAACCTTTTCACCCCTATTTGCTATTTCGCCTTCGACGCAGCATCTGGCTTGGAAAAGAGATGCTAAGAATGAATTTGTATTGAATTATGAAGATTGA